In Conger conger unplaced genomic scaffold, fConCon1.1 SCAFFOLD_74, whole genome shotgun sequence, a single window of DNA contains:
- the LOC133120037 gene encoding glutathione S-transferase A-like, whose protein sequence is MAKDMILYWGSGSPPCWRVMIALEEKGLQGYHHKLLSFEKQEHKSKEVMDINPRGQLPTFKHGNRVVNDSYAACLYLENQFRSQGTPLILDGAEEQARMYQRMFEAQTFQQKLIDVLYYTWRVPEAERHDSAVKRNREALSAELQLWEQQVGEGPFLAGKSFSLADVIVFPIIACGVHFGLSQDRYPRLGQYYSLLKNRPSIMASWPPHWVENPQGMDTLEGL, encoded by the exons ATGGCGAAAGATATGATCCTGTATTGGGGCTCCGGTTCGCCGCCGTGCTGGCGCGTGATGATCGCCCTGGAGGAGAAGGGTTTGCAGGGGTACCACCACAAGCTCCTCTCCTTTGAGAAGCAGGAGCACAAGTCCAAAGAAGTCATGGACATCAACCCGCGGGGACAG ctccccaccttcaagcacggAAACAGGGTCGTGAACGACTCTTACGCCGCCTGCCTGTACCTGGAG AACCAGTTCCGATCACAGGGAACGCCACTGATCTTGGACGGGGCCGAGGAGCAGGCTCGGATGTACCAGCGCATGTTTGAGGCTCAGACTTTCCAGCAGAAACTCA TTGATGTCCTCTATTACACCTGGCGTGTTCCTGAAGCCGAGAGACATGATTCTGCAGtgaagaggaacagagaggcTCTGAGTGCTGAGCTCCAGCTGTGGGAgcaacag GTAGGGGAGGGGCCGTTCTTGGCAGGAAAGTCCTTCTCATTGGCTGATGTCATTGTGTTCCCCATCATCGCCTGTGGAGTGCACTTTGG gcTGTCCCAGGACAGATACCCTCGGCTGGGGCAGTACTACTCCCTACTGAAGAACCGCCCCAGCATCATGGCATCCTGGCCCCCCCACTGGGTGGAGAATCCCCAGGGCATGGACACGCTGGAGGGTCTCTGA